One stretch of Euphorbia lathyris chromosome 7, ddEupLath1.1, whole genome shotgun sequence DNA includes these proteins:
- the LOC136200464 gene encoding MDIS1-interacting receptor like kinase 2-like, translated as MGSLFSAIIFLLIISNSVASISTDQASALLKWKATLQQPLNLQVLSSWNTNTTPCAWFGIICNLSGKPLNLNLTGLALNGTLQHFPFSSLPQLSYIDLSYNQFHGFIPPQIGLLSQLVYLDLNTNLLSGNIPPQIGLLTNLKTLHLFENSLNGSIPAELCRLTLLEEFALNDNSLVGSIPNCLDNLTNLAWFSLSGNSLSGSIPSEIGNISNLVELYIDTNQFTGSIPSSLGYLEKLVVLYMFDNQLSGSIPHEIGNLRLVEKLSLKNNNLSGSIPASFGGFRYITLLHLHLNKLSGPIPVEMGNLTSLVELDLSQNQLNGSIPTSFGQLKKLEYLYLTENKLAGSIPEEIGNLMNLSELQVNRNRLTGSLPRNLCLGGSITRLIVNDNRLTGTIPESLRNCSSLVRARLDRNQLVGNLSENFGVYPKLNQIYLSDNKFYGEISSSWGRCSNLTSLHIAGNNLTGSIPRELANVAPLVEINLSSNRLNGEIPKEIGKLSSLERLILDRNEFSGAIPLELGWLSNLEYLDLSSNRFSKFIPDTVGKLSRLHHLNLSNNRFDENIPAQLGKLIQLSKLDLSNNLLSGPIPAEFKSLSLVLLNLSHNHLTGSIPEQPNGLSDLDLSCNFLSGKIPQQLSSLRGLETLNLSRNNLSGVIPETFEQLQDLKSVDLSENELWGPIPNSKAFSDASLQGNQGLCGNASTLQPCKIVSVHEHSLQKGRNIFLTVVLPILGAFLLLCTLIYIFLFSFRRSKGRSKTESNVMDRELLSISILDGKVMFEEIIQATNNFDEMYCIGEGGFGRVYRAELSSGNTVAVKKFKDMANQKEFLNEIRVLAEIRHRNVVNLFGFCSHVRHTFLVYEYLQNGSLDKILGNDETAKKLDWNQRLKIIKGVARGLSYMHHECIPAIVHRDISSKNILLDTEYEAHISDFGTAKLLNLDSSNRTMLAGTYGYVAPELAYTMEVTEKCDVYSFGVLVLEIIKGNHPSDLVSMLLSSTGEMEIELMNVLDQRLLLPSTEFQDELASVISLAFLCLNVNPQLRPDMKFVSQLLHN; from the exons ATGGGTTCTTTATTTTCTGCTATCATCTTTCTCCTTATAATTTCTAATTCAGTAGCTTCTATCTCTACTGACCAAGCAAGTGCCCTTCTCAAATGGAAAGCCACTCTTCAACAACCCCTTAATCTGCAAGTCCTATCTTCATGGAACACTAACACAACCCCTTGTGCTTGGTTTGGTATTATCTGCAACCTTTCTGGAAAACCCCTTAATCTAAACCTCACTGGTTTAGCTTTAAATGGTACTCTCCAACACTTTCCTTTCTCTTCCCTTCCTCAACTTTCATACATTGACCTCAGTTACAACCAATTTCATGGCTTCATCCCACCTCAAATTGGTCTTCTTTCTCAACTCGTCTATCTCGATTTGAATACTAATCTACTCTCTGGAAATATCCCACCTCAAATTGGTCTTTTAACCAACCTCAAAACACTTCACCTCTTTGAAAATAGCTTGAATGGCTCAATTCCAGCAGAACTATGTCGTTTAACTTTGCTTGAAGAGTTTGCTTTGAATGACAACAGTTTGGTCGGTTCAATTCCAAATTGTTTGGATAATCTGACTAACTTAGCTTGGTTTTCTCTTTCTGGAAACTCGCTTTCAGGTTCCATTCCATCGGAAATCGGAAACATTTCCAACTTGGTTGAACTTTACATAGATACGAATCAATTTACAGGTTCAATTCCTTCTAGTTTGGGCTACTTGGAGAAGCTGGTTGTGTTATACATGTTCGACAATCAACTCTCTGGTTCAATCCCCCATGAAATTGGGAACTTGAGACTTGTTGAGAAACTGAGTCTTAAAAACAACAATCTTTCTGGTTCGATTCCAGCTTCTTTTGGTGGTTTCAGATATATTACACTCCTTCATCTCCATTTAAACAAGCTTTCAGGTCCTATTCCCGTTGAGATGGGGAATTTGACGTCTCTTGTTGAACTTGATTTGAGTCAGAATCAACTAAATGGTTCAATTCCTACTTCTTTTGGTCAATTGAAGAAGCTAGAATATTTATACCTTACTGAGAACAAACTTGCTGGTTCCATTCCTGAAGAAATTGGAAACCTGATGAACTTGTCTGAGCTCCAAGTGAATAGGAACAGGTTAACTGGTTCTCTGCCCCGAAATCTTTGccttggcggatcaattacgaGATTGATAGTAAATGACAACAGACTAACAGGAACAATTCCTGAAAGTTTGAGAAATTGCTCGAGCTTAGTCAGAGCCCGCTTGGATCGTAACCAACTTGTTGGAAATTTGTCTGAAAATTTCGGCGTGTATCCGAAATTGAATCAGATATACCTGAGTGACAACAAGTTTTATGGCGAAATCTCATCGAGTTGGGGAAGGTGTTCCAACTTGACTAGCTTACACATTGCAGGAAACAATCTTACAGGTAGCATACCAAGAGAGCTTGCAAATGTTGCTCCTTTAGTAGAGATCAATCTATCTTCAAACCGTCTCAATGGGGAGATTCCGAAAGAAATCGGAAAGTTGTCTTCTTTGGAGAGGCTGATCTTAGACAGGAATGAATTTTCCGGTGCTATTCCTCTTGAACTCGGATGGCTTTCAAATCTTGAGTATCTAGACTTATCATCAAACAGATTCAGCAAGTTCATCCCCGATACCGTCGGGAAGTTGTCGCGTTTGCATCACTTGAATTTGAGTAACAACAGGTTTGATGAAAACATTCCAGCTCAGTTAGGGAAGTTGATTCAATTGTCTAAGCTTGATTTGAGCAATAACTTGCTCAGCGGACCCATACCTGCAGAATTCAAAAGTTTGAGCTTGGTGTTACTGAATCTATCTCATAATCATCTCACAGGTTCAATTCCTGAACAACCGAACGGTCTATCAGACCTTGATCTGAGTTGCAACTTCCTCAGCGGAAAAATACCACAACAACTTTCGAGTTTACGGGGCTTGGAGACTCTAAATCTCTCTCGAAACAATCTCAGCGGTGTTATTCCAGAAACTTTCGAGCAACTGCAGGACTTAAAGTCTGTTGATCTATCAGAAAACGAACTGTGGGGTCCCATCCCTAACAGCAAAGCATTTAGTGATGCTTCGTTGCAAGGGAACCAAGGACTCTGTGGCAATGCTAGCACCTTGCAACCTTGCAAAATCGTTTCTGTTCATGAACACTCTCTTCAAAAGGGCAGAAACATTTTCCTGACTGTTGTACTTCCCATTCTCGGAGCATTTCTTTTGCTCTGCACTTTAATATATATCTTCTTATTCAGTTTTCGACGAAGCAAGGGAAGATCAAAGACAGAAAGCAATGTAATGGACAGAGAGTTGCTCTCGATATCGATCTTGGATGGAAAAGTAATGTTTGAAGAGATCATACAAGCAACGAACAACTTCGATGAGATGTATTGCATTGGAGAGGGAGGATTTGGACGTGTATACAGAGCAGAATTGTCATCAGGAAACACTGTGGCTGTCAAGAAATTCAAAGATATGGCAAATCAGAAAGAATTCCTAAATGAGATTCGAGTGTTAGCAGAGATTAGACATCGGAATGTCGTGAATCTCTTCGGATTTTGCTCACATGTTCGACACACATTTCTAGTCTATGAGTATCTCCAAAATGGTAGTTTGGACAAAATTCTGGGAAATGATGAAACAGCGAAGAAATTGGATTGGAATCAGAGGTTGAAAATTATAAAAGGCGTGGCTCGTGGCTTGTCTTATATGCACCATGAATGCATACCTGCAATTGTTCACAGAGACATATCAAGCAAGAATATTTTGTTGGACACAGAATATGAAGCTCATATTTCCGATTTCGGCACAGCTAAGCTTCTCAATCTAGACTCGTCCAATCGAACTATGCTTGCAGGAACATACGGATATGTAGCTCCAG AACTTGCTTACACAATGGAAGTGACCGAAAAATGTGATGTGTATAGCTTTGGAGTGCTGGTACTTGAAATCATCAAAGGAAATCATCCCAGCGATTTGGTTTCAATGTTGCTATCGTCTACCGGAGAAATGGAGATCGAATTAATGAATGTGTTAGATCAACGATTATTACTACCCTCAACCGAATTTCAGGATGAATTGGCTTCTGTTATAAGTTTGGCATTTTTATGTTTAAATGTTAATCCCCAATTGCGACCGGACATGAAATTTGTTTCTCAGTTGTTACATAACTGA